The Methanobacterium sp. BAmetb5 genome includes a region encoding these proteins:
- the hisG gene encoding ATP phosphoribosyltransferase: MEIRIALPSKGRISDPAVKLLSKAGIGLKDAVNRRLFSETYDDQISVMFTRASDIPEFVADGAADMGMTGLDLIEEKESHVKILEDLHFGRSKLVLAAPEESEVKTISDVKDNSIVATEFPHLTEKYFKNMNIPVKIVELSGSTEIAPFIGVSDLITDLTSTGTTLKMNHLQMVDTILESSVHLIVNPQSYQNKREKIEEIRTGVKGVLDAEGKKLVMMNVDEEVLDEVKSAMPGMTGPTVSQVLSNSGVVAVHAVVNEHEVFHVVNRLKKIGARDILVVPIERII; the protein is encoded by the coding sequence ATGGAGATAAGAATAGCCCTCCCATCCAAGGGAAGGATAAGTGACCCTGCAGTGAAACTTTTATCCAAGGCAGGGATTGGATTGAAGGATGCCGTTAATCGCCGGCTCTTTTCCGAGACCTATGATGACCAGATCAGTGTAATGTTCACCCGGGCATCAGACATACCTGAATTTGTAGCCGATGGAGCTGCCGATATGGGAATGACTGGCCTGGACCTGATAGAAGAAAAGGAGTCCCACGTTAAAATCCTGGAGGATCTCCACTTTGGAAGATCCAAACTGGTGCTGGCTGCTCCTGAAGAATCAGAGGTTAAAACAATTTCTGATGTTAAGGATAACTCTATTGTGGCCACTGAGTTCCCACACCTCACTGAAAAATACTTTAAAAACATGAATATCCCTGTTAAAATCGTTGAACTCAGCGGATCCACTGAGATAGCCCCATTTATCGGAGTTTCAGACCTAATAACTGATTTAACCAGTACCGGGACCACCCTCAAGATGAACCATCTGCAGATGGTGGATACCATCCTGGAAAGCTCGGTGCACCTCATTGTCAACCCCCAAAGTTACCAGAATAAAAGGGAAAAAATCGAGGAAATCCGAACCGGAGTGAAGGGTGTTCTGGATGCCGAAGGAAAGAAACTGGTGATGATGAACGTGGACGAGGAAGTCCTGGATGAGGTTAAAAGTGCCATGCCCGGTATGACTGGTCCCACCGTATCCCAAGTCCTATCCAACAGCGGTGTGGTGGCAGTGCACGCAGTGGTCAACGAGCATGAGGTATTTCATGTGGTTAACCGTCTGAAAAAGATTGGTGCCCGGGATATTCTGGTGGTGCCCATTGAGAGGATCATCTAA